One segment of Phyllobacterium zundukense DNA contains the following:
- a CDS encoding GSU2403 family nucleotidyltransferase fold protein encodes MQRIDHTYQVLYSELAQRTLDASFTSDFPISGRFITMESRGRRYWYFDTAKEGGGKNRRYVGPVDDEEITRRVENFKDLKSDARARRKIVSTLVREAYLPRPEPFVGEIVQTLAIAGFFRLRGVLVGTVAFQCYPAILGMRLPNAALQTADADFAQFHSISAAVGDALPPVLDVLRKVDPTFRVVPHQTDSRQSTKFINRSGYAVEFLTPNTGSVDYGNHPASMPALGGASAQPLRFLDFLIHQPVRAVMLYASGVPILVPAPERYAVHKLIVGSRRRNDADGTAKSRKDRLQSRILMEAMIESRQDEALADAYMEAWDRGVAWKEAIIESMRSYDENTQRLLKDCLAKGVARLGGEPNDYGLA; translated from the coding sequence ATGCAACGCATCGATCACACATATCAGGTACTTTATTCTGAACTTGCCCAGCGGACACTCGATGCTTCGTTTACGAGTGATTTTCCCATAAGCGGCCGGTTCATAACCATGGAAAGCCGCGGCCGACGATATTGGTATTTCGATACGGCGAAAGAGGGTGGCGGCAAAAATCGCCGCTATGTCGGCCCGGTTGACGATGAGGAGATCACGCGAAGGGTCGAGAATTTCAAGGACCTGAAGTCAGACGCCCGGGCCCGCCGCAAGATCGTATCGACGCTCGTACGGGAGGCCTATCTCCCGCGGCCAGAGCCATTTGTGGGTGAAATCGTTCAAACTCTGGCTATTGCCGGTTTTTTCCGCTTGCGCGGTGTCCTGGTAGGAACAGTTGCATTTCAATGCTATCCCGCGATTCTGGGGATGCGTTTGCCGAATGCCGCACTGCAGACAGCGGACGCGGATTTTGCCCAGTTCCACTCAATTTCAGCCGCAGTTGGAGACGCCCTCCCGCCCGTTCTGGATGTGTTACGGAAAGTTGATCCGACCTTTCGCGTAGTTCCGCATCAAACCGACAGCCGGCAATCGACGAAATTCATAAATCGTTCTGGATACGCAGTGGAGTTCCTGACCCCAAACACCGGTTCCGTTGATTATGGCAACCATCCCGCATCGATGCCGGCTCTTGGTGGCGCGTCGGCTCAGCCGCTGCGGTTTCTGGATTTCCTTATCCACCAACCGGTGCGCGCAGTTATGCTCTATGCCTCGGGCGTCCCAATTCTCGTCCCTGCACCCGAGCGCTACGCCGTCCACAAACTCATCGTGGGATCGCGGCGCCGAAACGATGCGGATGGCACCGCCAAGAGCCGCAAAGACCGCCTACAATCCAGAATCCTTATGGAGGCGATGATCGAATCTCGCCAGGACGAAGCATTGGCCGACGCATACATGGAAGCATGGGATAGAGGGGTCGCCTGGAAAGAAGCAATAATCGAGAGCATGCGTTCATACGACGAAAACACCCAACGTCTTTTGAAGGATTGCTTGGCAAAGGGTGTCGCACGATTGGGTGGCGAACCAAATGACTATGGACTGGCTTAG
- the repB gene encoding plasmid partitioning protein RepB, producing the protein MNKRRDALKAMMTPINEGSQTEHRLAKPAQKSGSLKAMGLSLQSLSDDADEAQALREKLASGEHVIDIDPDLIDASFIRDRLDDTDTVDFEELKTSIEEHGQQVPILVRPNPRNDNRYQVAYGHRRLAALKAIGRPVKAIARDLSDEDLIVAQGKENLERKDLSFIERALFAARLEAHGIERHALMAALSVHKGNLSTMIALANSLPEDLIRAVGPAPKIGRPRWEQLSQLLQARNEYWKEGVDMERFFRLDSDARFALLLKSLTPKKKSGPYIYPLKSKEGQSFAKIEQNDGKTRVIIDEAITPEFGHYLIEHLPEIYAAFVRRETSEPRIRQL; encoded by the coding sequence ATGAACAAACGCAGAGACGCTTTGAAAGCCATGATGACGCCGATCAACGAGGGGTCGCAGACCGAACACCGGCTGGCGAAACCCGCACAGAAGTCGGGTTCGCTGAAAGCCATGGGCTTGTCGCTGCAAAGTCTTTCGGATGATGCGGACGAGGCACAGGCGCTGCGCGAAAAGCTCGCGTCCGGCGAACATGTGATCGACATCGATCCCGATCTGATTGATGCGTCGTTTATCCGCGATCGTCTCGATGATACGGATACCGTGGATTTTGAAGAGCTGAAGACCAGCATTGAGGAACATGGTCAGCAGGTGCCTATCCTGGTACGCCCCAATCCGCGCAATGATAACCGCTACCAGGTTGCCTATGGCCACCGCCGTCTGGCTGCACTGAAAGCCATTGGCCGCCCGGTCAAGGCGATTGCGCGCGACCTCTCGGACGAGGATCTGATCGTTGCGCAGGGCAAGGAGAACCTTGAGCGCAAGGATCTGTCCTTCATTGAACGGGCTCTGTTTGCGGCGCGGCTGGAAGCTCACGGCATCGAGCGGCATGCTTTGATGGCGGCCCTCTCGGTACACAAGGGCAATCTGTCGACCATGATTGCCCTCGCCAATTCACTGCCGGAAGACCTTATCAGGGCTGTTGGCCCTGCTCCGAAGATTGGCCGACCACGCTGGGAGCAACTATCGCAATTGCTGCAAGCAAGGAACGAATACTGGAAGGAAGGGGTAGATATGGAGCGCTTCTTCCGCCTCGACAGCGATGCGCGGTTTGCGCTGCTCTTGAAAAGCCTGACACCCAAGAAGAAGTCCGGACCCTACATATATCCGCTCAAATCGAAAGAGGGCCAATCCTTCGCTAAGATTGAGCAGAATGACGGCAAGACCCGGGTGATCATAGATGAAGCGATCACGCCAGAATTTGGACATTACCTCATCGAGCACTTGCCGGAAATCTATGCGGCGTTCGTTCGCCGCGAGACGAGTGAGCCGCGTATTAGACAACTCTAA
- a CDS encoding alpha/beta hydrolase, with protein MTVFPNSSPAMVGNTTFHDVASDQNGQTYRVFIYRPEGEAPEQGWPVLYMTDGNAVIGTAVDVMRAQANYPSGTNVGPGVIVTIGYPLDAAYDPLRRSWDLGPPPGQTYPPFFENSPEVKTGGAEEFLTFIEDQIKPVVEAALPVDRNRQSLFGHSFGGLFVLYSLFTRPSAFTTWIAASPSIYWENRAIDQFYSRFVTAHQTRENAELFLSCGEYETDRLAPFQVGAADEAERLAQRKITLNDIYSVELVDRLNDLPGRPIRAQFEIHPGENHMSLLPVAVNRAIQNAFAIRKQAQAG; from the coding sequence ATGACAGTGTTTCCCAATTCATCGCCCGCCATGGTCGGCAATACAACGTTTCACGATGTGGCTTCTGATCAGAATGGCCAGACCTACCGGGTTTTCATCTATCGCCCGGAGGGTGAAGCGCCGGAGCAGGGCTGGCCAGTGCTTTACATGACCGATGGAAATGCGGTGATCGGCACGGCGGTTGATGTCATGCGGGCGCAGGCGAATTATCCGAGCGGTACCAATGTTGGACCCGGTGTCATCGTGACCATCGGCTATCCACTCGATGCTGCCTATGATCCCTTGCGCCGCTCGTGGGATCTGGGTCCGCCGCCCGGCCAAACCTACCCCCCCTTTTTTGAAAACAGCCCGGAAGTGAAAACCGGCGGCGCAGAAGAGTTCCTGACTTTTATCGAGGATCAGATCAAACCCGTGGTCGAGGCTGCCCTTCCTGTCGATCGCAATCGTCAATCGCTTTTCGGCCACTCCTTTGGCGGTCTTTTTGTGCTTTACAGCCTTTTCACCCGGCCTTCGGCATTTACGACATGGATTGCCGCCAGTCCGTCGATCTATTGGGAAAATCGCGCTATCGATCAATTCTATTCAAGGTTTGTCACCGCACACCAGACGAGAGAGAATGCCGAACTGTTCCTCTCCTGCGGGGAATACGAGACTGACAGGCTGGCGCCGTTCCAGGTCGGTGCTGCAGATGAGGCAGAGCGGCTAGCGCAGAGAAAGATCACGCTGAATGATATCTATTCTGTCGAACTTGTGGACCGCCTGAATGATCTGCCCGGTCGGCCGATACGTGCGCAGTTCGAGATCCACCCCGGTGAGAACCACATGTCGTTGCTGCCGGTCGCGGTCAATCGCGCGATCCAAAATGCCTTTGCCATCAGGAAGCAAGCCCAGGCGGGATGA
- a CDS encoding YbaN family protein: MNGTKRTVYFALGWVMVALGFIGALLPVMPTTIFLIIAAWCFSRSSPRFEKWLLEHPVFGPTLVQWRNHGAVPKRVKWIACGGMVFGYGTFFYFARPAPILGGVVALFFIACAAYVVTRPSIAV; encoded by the coding sequence ATGAACGGAACGAAGCGGACGGTCTATTTCGCGCTTGGATGGGTGATGGTAGCACTTGGCTTCATCGGAGCCTTGCTGCCGGTCATGCCGACAACGATCTTCCTCATCATCGCCGCCTGGTGTTTCAGCCGTTCCTCACCACGCTTTGAAAAATGGCTGCTCGAACATCCGGTCTTTGGTCCAACCCTGGTGCAGTGGCGCAATCACGGAGCCGTACCAAAACGCGTGAAATGGATAGCCTGCGGTGGCATGGTTTTCGGCTATGGGACGTTCTTTTATTTCGCCCGGCCAGCACCCATTCTTGGTGGTGTCGTTGCGCTGTTCTTCATCGCTTGTGCCGCTTATGTCGTTACCCGTCCAAGCATAGCCGTATAG
- a CDS encoding lysine N(6)-hydroxylase/L-ornithine N(5)-oxygenase family protein, giving the protein MTAMFANNDRTSQASGTLDLAGIGIGPSNLSLASLLDSVGNVRAHFYESRPDFDWHPGMMLPDVELQSSYLKDLVTPVMPTSPWSFISYLVAHKRLYAFLNAHYEAVPRREFAQYLAWVASRLKNLSFGSTVREVKFDKDQFVVQFDNGAISARNLVLGTGTTPFVPSWALPFLGEKCFHNSEAKRRLSSLNASRIAVIGGGQSGGEVVEALLNSKSTLKELNWFSRRHNFEPINDTAFSNQVFSPEYVYAYLNLNNDQKLEALKASILTSDGLSISTINAIYRRLYSLRYLEHRNIDAKLSPNRDVIQVEADKDGYRLIVRNRFDGGVEVAHADAIVLATGYQFRLPDALAGLQDRIQFDRNNRPVLNDDYCLNWNGPKQNRIFAQNAGRYSHGIADSQLSLMAWRSAHIINSLLGQDHFDLEPHDSQVNWLSSGHDTMGQSIAVDY; this is encoded by the coding sequence ATGACTGCCATGTTTGCAAACAATGATCGAACCAGTCAGGCGAGCGGAACTCTTGATCTGGCCGGGATTGGTATCGGGCCATCAAATCTGAGCCTGGCGTCGCTCCTTGATAGCGTCGGCAATGTCAGGGCGCATTTCTACGAGAGCCGGCCAGATTTCGACTGGCATCCGGGCATGATGCTGCCGGATGTCGAACTGCAATCGTCCTATCTGAAGGATCTTGTCACGCCGGTCATGCCGACGAGCCCATGGTCCTTCATTTCCTACCTTGTTGCCCACAAGCGGCTCTATGCCTTTCTGAATGCCCACTACGAGGCGGTGCCGCGGCGCGAATTTGCCCAATATCTAGCTTGGGTGGCAAGCCGGCTAAAAAACCTCTCCTTTGGTTCGACCGTGCGCGAGGTCAAGTTCGACAAGGACCAGTTCGTCGTGCAGTTCGATAACGGTGCGATAAGTGCAAGAAATCTCGTACTCGGAACCGGCACCACGCCGTTTGTGCCCTCCTGGGCGTTGCCCTTTCTGGGTGAAAAATGCTTCCACAATTCCGAGGCCAAGCGCCGTTTGTCCAGCCTAAATGCCTCGCGCATTGCGGTCATCGGCGGTGGCCAGAGCGGCGGTGAGGTGGTGGAGGCCCTGCTCAATTCGAAATCGACACTGAAAGAGCTCAACTGGTTTAGCCGCCGGCACAATTTCGAACCGATCAATGATACGGCCTTTTCCAACCAGGTCTTTTCACCGGAATATGTCTACGCCTATCTCAATCTCAACAATGACCAGAAGCTGGAAGCGCTGAAAGCCTCGATTCTGACCAGCGACGGGCTCTCCATTTCGACCATCAACGCCATCTACCGGCGGCTTTACAGCTTGCGCTACCTGGAACATCGCAACATCGATGCGAAGCTTTCACCCAACCGCGATGTCATCCAGGTGGAAGCGGACAAGGATGGCTATCGCCTGATCGTGCGCAACCGTTTCGACGGTGGTGTCGAGGTGGCCCATGCCGACGCGATCGTCCTGGCAACCGGCTATCAGTTCAGGCTCCCGGACGCGCTGGCCGGTTTGCAGGACCGCATTCAGTTCGACCGCAATAACCGGCCAGTACTGAACGACGATTATTGTCTTAACTGGAATGGCCCGAAGCAGAACCGGATTTTCGCGCAGAACGCCGGAAGGTACAGCCACGGAATTGCAGACTCGCAGCTCAGCCTCATGGCCTGGCGCAGCGCGCACATCATCAATTCACTCCTGGGGCAGGATCACTTCGATCTGGAGCCGCACGACTCGCAGGTGAACTGGTTGTCGAGTGGGCATGACACGATGGGCCAATCCATTGCCGTCGACTATTGA
- a CDS encoding ABC transporter ATP-binding protein, whose amino-acid sequence MSALELVNIRKRYGTVETLKGIDLSLASGEFLVLLGSSGCGKSTLLNIIAGLAEATDGDVHIGDRSVTGVHPKDRDIAMVFQSYALYPNMSVARNIGFGLEMRNVAAAERTQAVQKAARILQIENLLGRKPSELSGGQRQRVAIGRALVRDPQIFLFDEPLSNLDAKLRMEMRTELKRLHQMLGTTIVYVTHDQIEAMTLATRIAVMRDGQIEQLAAPDEIYNRPATRYVASFVGSPPMNMLDATVADGIAHIDGSLSSIPLPRELQESAGKARNVIVGIRPENLTLASGDDIGLAIEAKVVVVELTGPELVVTSTIGSQRLTASLPPRSQVTVGMLQRFSIDASALHVFDKVTEKRI is encoded by the coding sequence ATGAGCGCCCTTGAGCTTGTCAACATCCGCAAACGCTACGGCACTGTCGAAACGCTGAAGGGCATTGATCTTTCTCTCGCCAGCGGCGAGTTCCTCGTCCTGCTCGGCTCTTCTGGTTGCGGCAAGTCGACCTTGCTCAATATCATTGCGGGTCTCGCGGAAGCGACCGACGGTGATGTGCACATCGGCGATCGGTCGGTTACCGGGGTTCATCCCAAAGACCGCGATATCGCCATGGTGTTTCAGTCCTACGCGCTCTATCCGAACATGTCGGTGGCCCGCAACATCGGCTTTGGTCTTGAGATGCGCAATGTCGCCGCGGCAGAGCGCACGCAGGCTGTGCAGAAGGCCGCCAGAATCCTGCAGATCGAGAATCTTCTTGGCCGCAAGCCATCGGAGCTTTCCGGTGGCCAGCGCCAGCGCGTCGCCATCGGCCGGGCGCTGGTGCGCGATCCCCAGATTTTCCTGTTCGACGAGCCTCTGTCCAATCTCGATGCCAAATTGCGCATGGAGATGCGAACCGAACTGAAGCGGCTGCACCAGATGCTAGGCACCACGATCGTCTATGTGACGCATGACCAGATCGAGGCGATGACCTTGGCGACGCGCATTGCCGTGATGCGCGATGGCCAGATCGAACAGCTCGCCGCACCCGACGAAATCTATAACCGTCCGGCGACGCGTTACGTTGCAAGTTTTGTCGGCTCGCCGCCGATGAACATGCTCGATGCGACAGTCGCCGATGGCATCGCCCATATTGACGGCTCGCTCAGTAGCATCCCCCTCCCCCGCGAGTTGCAGGAGAGCGCCGGAAAAGCACGCAATGTCATTGTCGGCATCCGCCCGGAGAACCTGACGCTGGCGTCAGGCGACGACATAGGTCTTGCGATTGAGGCGAAGGTCGTGGTGGTGGAACTAACCGGTCCGGAGCTGGTGGTTACCTCGACGATAGGAAGTCAGCGGCTGACGGCAAGCCTGCCGCCGAGATCACAGGTGACCGTCGGCATGTTGCAACGCTTCAGCATCGATGCCAGTGCGTTGCATGTCTTCGACAAGGTGACCGAAAAGCGGATTTAG
- a CDS encoding carbohydrate kinase family protein: MRPLAVIGNVNVDLILGPADPWPTPGTEIMVDYDELRVGGSAGNAALTWEGLGLDFQIAANIGNDQFGEWLRQGFGAHARRWPVSPMGTTLSVGITHPSGERTFFTTRGHIGALSWPEVVATLDTERLKGGIVILCGSFLTDALIAQYDALFDWAAANDIQVALDTGWPIDGWTDANRAKARKWLSRCHLALFNEVETTRLATSVEPAEAARKLKALMPKDAIVVVKRGPDGALAVGSDDQLVSVPAPLVTVADTIGAGDVFNAAFLAALAGGQTLEHSLASGVRVASMAISTVPRRYDGQALQTIPEEAP; this comes from the coding sequence ATGCGTCCCCTCGCCGTCATTGGAAACGTCAATGTCGATCTCATTCTCGGCCCCGCCGATCCCTGGCCGACGCCCGGAACCGAGATCATGGTCGATTATGACGAATTGCGCGTCGGCGGTTCGGCTGGCAACGCCGCATTGACCTGGGAAGGGCTCGGCCTCGATTTCCAGATCGCCGCCAATATCGGCAATGACCAGTTCGGCGAATGGCTGCGGCAAGGTTTCGGAGCACACGCAAGGCGCTGGCCTGTTTCACCGATGGGAACCACGCTTTCCGTCGGCATTACCCATCCCAGTGGCGAGCGCACATTTTTCACCACGCGCGGGCATATCGGGGCGCTGTCCTGGCCCGAGGTCGTTGCGACGCTCGACACTGAGCGGTTGAAGGGCGGCATCGTGATTCTGTGCGGGTCCTTCCTTACCGATGCCCTGATTGCGCAATATGACGCACTGTTCGACTGGGCCGCCGCAAATGATATCCAGGTAGCGCTCGACACCGGCTGGCCGATCGATGGCTGGACCGATGCCAACCGCGCGAAGGCGCGAAAATGGCTGTCGCGTTGTCATCTTGCCTTGTTCAACGAGGTCGAAACGACCCGCCTCGCCACTAGTGTCGAACCGGCCGAAGCCGCACGTAAGCTCAAGGCGCTGATGCCAAAGGATGCGATTGTCGTCGTCAAGCGGGGCCCTGACGGTGCCCTGGCTGTGGGCTCGGACGATCAATTGGTCTCAGTCCCCGCTCCCCTCGTGACAGTTGCCGATACAATCGGCGCCGGCGATGTGTTCAACGCTGCTTTTCTCGCTGCCCTGGCGGGCGGCCAGACACTCGAACACAGTCTGGCGTCCGGCGTGCGCGTCGCTTCGATGGCCATATCCACCGTTCCGCGCCGCTATGACGGCCAGGCCTTGCAAACAATACCGGAGGAGGCTCCATGA
- a CDS encoding 4'-phosphopantetheinyl transferase family protein, whose amino-acid sequence MLPCYPLTGLPDVSVSTMSHDDAYVDIWWWPYRGEMDWSKVSSVLSSDEQARAATFAFEKDAIAFMAGRHLQRSVLSLYTDIPAADLNIAAGLYGKPYLANAGGVTFNLSNAEGLAVFAISRQCTLLGIDAEPMETGFELATSSLFCSPSELEILSTLQGNERQALLLNYWTLKESLLKAVSTGLAAAPNELNIRLDRLTATILIDSALTRDDICWHHRLLHAPSGHLIAISAQLGQTNLILRQRKMPDPE is encoded by the coding sequence ATGCTGCCGTGCTACCCTCTAACCGGGTTACCGGATGTGTCGGTTTCAACGATGAGCCACGACGATGCCTATGTCGATATTTGGTGGTGGCCCTATAGAGGTGAGATGGACTGGAGCAAGGTAAGCTCCGTGCTTTCATCAGATGAGCAGGCGCGGGCAGCGACTTTTGCGTTTGAAAAGGATGCCATAGCCTTTATGGCCGGGCGCCATCTGCAGCGCTCGGTTCTGTCGCTCTATACGGATATTCCGGCAGCTGATTTGAACATTGCAGCTGGATTATATGGCAAGCCCTATCTTGCCAACGCGGGCGGTGTGACCTTCAATCTGTCCAACGCGGAGGGATTGGCCGTTTTTGCGATCAGCCGTCAATGCACGTTACTGGGCATCGACGCCGAACCAATGGAAACTGGGTTTGAGCTCGCGACCTCATCGTTGTTTTGTTCGCCCTCGGAACTGGAGATTTTGTCGACGCTTCAGGGCAATGAGCGTCAGGCGCTGCTTCTGAACTATTGGACCCTAAAGGAAAGTCTTCTGAAAGCAGTGAGTACCGGACTTGCCGCAGCGCCCAACGAACTGAACATTCGATTGGATCGTTTGACAGCTACGATCCTTATCGACAGTGCCCTAACTCGCGATGACATCTGTTGGCATCATCGCCTGCTTCACGCACCATCCGGCCATCTGATTGCCATATCGGCGCAATTGGGTCAGACCAATTTGATCCTGCGTCAGCGGAAAATGCCTGATCCCGAATGA
- a CDS encoding iron chaperone: MAKTDFKSVDEYIATQPEAAKDILERVRNTIRKALPTAEEVISYQIPAYKLRGAAILYFAGWKKHYSLYPANEQLVAFFKNDLAPYEVNNKGTIRFPLSRPIPLKLIERIAKFRAKEVAELDRIKAAALKKR; the protein is encoded by the coding sequence ATGGCCAAGACCGACTTCAAATCCGTGGACGAGTATATCGCCACCCAGCCCGAGGCCGCGAAGGACATACTCGAGCGTGTGCGAAATACCATCCGAAAGGCACTGCCTACCGCTGAAGAAGTGATCTCGTACCAGATACCCGCTTACAAATTGCGTGGCGCCGCCATTCTCTATTTCGCAGGTTGGAAGAAACACTACTCGCTCTACCCCGCCAATGAGCAGCTGGTGGCCTTCTTCAAGAACGACCTTGCTCCTTATGAAGTCAACAACAAGGGTACGATCCGTTTTCCTCTCTCTCGGCCCATACCTTTAAAACTGATCGAGCGCATCGCGAAGTTCCGCGCAAAGGAAGTTGCCGAACTCGACAGGATCAAAGCGGCAGCGCTCAAGAAGCGCTAG
- the repC gene encoding plasmid replication protein RepC — protein sequence MNREMTTTPFGRRPMSHAMLEAQASARDCPATQVADKWKLFRTITEARPMLGVSDRALAVLHALLSFHKQAELDSETNLIVFPSNRELSMRAHGMAPVTLRRHLAALVEAGLIIRRDSPNGKRYVRRDQEGDVKTAFGFDLTPLVVRAGELEQFAASIRAEDLAKRLLRERVSLHRRDIAKMVIFAEEQELDGPWDAISERFMPLARPLLRGFDRLGLGTLAAALDDLRLDVEKLLEIHANFNKSTASDVQTERHIQNQNPDSSSDFEPGFRKDQGANAETGWNKEEETGTSEEIAIDESDRLRRSTSKLPPKAFPLGLILKACPDIVDYTLKGIENWPDLVQTANLVRVTLGISPDAWNQAIETLGANEAAIVVAAILQKGETITSPGGYLRALTDKARAGAFSTGPLLMGLLRVNQIKHEAQAG from the coding sequence ATGAACAGGGAAATGACAACGACGCCTTTTGGGCGGCGGCCGATGTCGCATGCCATGCTGGAAGCACAAGCATCTGCACGCGATTGTCCGGCCACTCAGGTCGCCGATAAGTGGAAATTGTTCCGCACAATTACCGAGGCGCGGCCGATGCTCGGCGTGTCCGATCGTGCGCTTGCAGTTCTGCATGCGCTGCTCAGCTTTCACAAGCAGGCGGAACTGGACAGTGAAACTAATCTTATCGTCTTTCCGTCTAACCGCGAACTGTCAATGCGGGCGCACGGCATGGCGCCGGTGACCCTGCGCCGTCATCTGGCGGCCTTGGTGGAGGCTGGCCTCATCATCCGGCGTGACAGTCCCAACGGCAAGCGCTACGTACGCCGCGACCAGGAAGGAGACGTCAAGACGGCATTCGGCTTCGATCTGACGCCGCTGGTAGTGCGGGCAGGGGAACTGGAACAATTCGCTGCTTCGATACGCGCCGAAGATCTGGCGAAGCGCCTATTAAGGGAGCGCGTCAGCCTCCATCGCCGTGACATTGCGAAGATGGTCATTTTCGCCGAAGAGCAGGAATTGGACGGACCTTGGGACGCCATCAGCGAGCGTTTCATGCCTTTGGCGCGACCCTTGTTGCGTGGCTTTGACCGCCTGGGGCTCGGTACATTGGCTGCCGCTCTTGATGATTTGCGTCTGGATGTAGAGAAGCTCTTGGAAATCCACGCTAATTTCAATAAATCAACCGCCAGTGACGTTCAAACTGAACGGCACATACAGAATCAAAACCCAGACTCCTCATCTGATTTTGAACCCGGCTTTAGAAAAGACCAGGGGGCAAATGCCGAGACAGGCTGGAACAAGGAAGAAGAAACGGGAACCAGTGAGGAAATAGCTATTGATGAGAGTGATCGACTTCGGCGTTCCACCAGCAAATTGCCCCCGAAAGCCTTTCCACTGGGCCTCATCCTCAAGGCCTGCCCGGATATCGTCGATTACACCTTGAAAGGCATCGAAAACTGGCCCGACCTGGTGCAGACGGCCAATCTGGTCCGGGTGACGCTTGGGATAAGTCCCGATGCCTGGAATCAGGCGATTGAAACCCTAGGCGCCAATGAGGCGGCAATCGTCGTTGCGGCAATATTGCAAAAGGGCGAAACGATCACGAGTCCCGGCGGATACTTGCGGGCGCTCACCGACAAGGCTCGAGCGGGGGCGTTCTCTACTGGTCCGTTGTTGATGGGCTTGTTGCGAGTGAACCAGATCAAGCATGAGGCGCAGGCTGGATAA
- the repA gene encoding plasmid partitioning protein RepA has protein sequence MLSPTEKDQSHRTGKKVRSLTRLVEADANLLSAQLQELRSRAFPPTAEKELRKFTSGEAAKLIGITDAYIRHLSLAGEGPEAEKTSGGRRLYSLDQVHEIRNYLAKSKKSYLPVRHGNEHMQVIAVTNFKGGSGKTTTAAHVAQYFAMRGYRTLAIDLDPQASLSALFGIQPEFDLEENDTIYGAIRYDDQQRPLADIIRKTYFAGLDIIPGNLELQEFEHDTPRILAEKRRGTERLFFSRIASALQTVDDRYDVVVLDCPPSLGFLTLSALCAARSVLVTIHPQMLDVASMSQFLHMTAGLLDVVEQAGGDADYDFFRYVITRYEPSDGPQGQIVGLMKSLFGERVLTNALLKSTAISDAGLTKQTLYEVGREYFTRATYDRAIEALDAVNLEIEDLVREAWGRSP, from the coding sequence ATGTTGTCTCCAACTGAAAAAGACCAGAGCCACCGTACCGGTAAGAAGGTGCGCTCTTTGACGCGTCTGGTTGAGGCGGATGCCAACCTGTTGAGCGCTCAGCTGCAGGAGTTGCGCTCCCGCGCCTTCCCGCCGACGGCGGAAAAGGAACTGCGCAAATTCACGTCCGGTGAGGCCGCCAAGCTGATCGGCATTACCGATGCCTATATACGGCACCTGTCGCTTGCCGGCGAGGGTCCGGAAGCGGAAAAGACTTCCGGTGGCCGCAGGCTTTACTCGCTCGATCAGGTGCATGAAATCCGCAATTACCTGGCGAAATCGAAAAAGAGCTATCTGCCGGTTCGGCATGGCAACGAGCATATGCAAGTCATCGCCGTCACGAACTTCAAAGGAGGCTCCGGAAAAACGACCACTGCGGCTCACGTGGCCCAGTATTTCGCCATGCGCGGCTATCGCACTCTGGCGATTGATCTTGATCCGCAGGCGTCGCTATCGGCGCTGTTCGGCATTCAGCCGGAATTTGACCTTGAAGAGAACGACACGATCTACGGCGCGATCCGCTATGACGATCAGCAGCGGCCCCTCGCCGACATCATCCGCAAGACCTATTTTGCCGGACTCGACATTATTCCAGGCAATCTGGAACTGCAGGAATTCGAGCACGATACGCCCCGCATCCTTGCTGAAAAGCGTCGCGGTACTGAGCGACTGTTTTTTTCGCGTATCGCCAGCGCTCTGCAGACCGTTGATGATCGTTATGACGTGGTCGTCCTCGATTGCCCACCATCGCTGGGTTTCTTGACGCTGTCGGCACTGTGTGCAGCACGCAGTGTGCTTGTCACCATACACCCGCAAATGCTTGACGTTGCGTCCATGTCGCAGTTCCTGCATATGACCGCAGGATTGCTTGATGTCGTCGAACAGGCAGGCGGCGATGCGGATTATGATTTCTTCCGCTACGTCATTACCCGGTATGAGCCAAGTGATGGCCCGCAGGGGCAGATCGTCGGGCTGATGAAAAGCCTGTTCGGCGAACGCGTCCTGACCAATGCCTTACTGAAGTCCACTGCCATTTCCGATGCTGGCCTGACCAAGCAGACGCTCTATGAAGTCGGCCGCGAATATTTCACACGCGCTACCTATGACCGGGCTATCGAAGCGCTCGATGCGGTCAATTTAGAGATTGAGGATCTGGTGCGCGAAGCATGGGGCAGGTCGCCATGA